The genomic region TGCAGCCATCCCTTGCCTGTATAGTCATTTGAACAATAAAtgtgtgtatgaatgtgtgtTTGCACAATCCAAAAGAACTGGTGCACATTTTTTTGTGGTTGTGGATATatgtgagaacataagaacggccatactgggtcagaccaaaggtccatctagcccaatatcctgtcttctgacagtggccaatgccagaggccctagagggaatgaacagaaccggtaatcatcaagtggtccatcccctgttgctcattcccagcctctggcaaacagaggctagagacaccatgtGTATGACTCTGCTGTCATACCCCCTAGGACTGAAACCGTGTGTTTAGATTGTTAGGTTTTTGGATTAGTAAATTCAATcctcctgattcagcaaagaatCTAAGTGTATGTTTAGCTTTACTTGGCTTCACTGGAACTACtcgtgcttaaaattaaacatgcaTAAGTAATTTCCTGAACTGGGGTTTCATAGCTAAATTTTGTGTTTTCTAATTTAATAGGAAAACAGGCTGGATCTGTCTGCCGAGCACAGTGTGcttaactaataataataaaaaaattcccTTTAAACACCGTAATGCTAATAGCAGTTTACATTTATAACTCCATATCCATAAGGTTTACAGACTACAATATGTATGGGGTTTAGTTTCAACCACAAACAACCTCCAGCAACCTGTGAGGTGGAATATAACAAGAGGATAGTATGTGGGAAATGATCATTTAGACAGTCAGTGTGACATCCTGTTACAGCAGCAGTTTGAGACAAACTGCACAGGAGTTTTCTCTTtcacaacaagaaaaggagtacttgtggcgccttagagactaacaaatttatttgagcataagttttcatgagctacagtgagctgtagctcatgaaagcttatgcccaaataaatttgttagtctctaaggtgcaacaagtgcTGTCTAAATGATCATTTCCCACATACTATCCTAGAAATTGAATGGGTTCATATCCTGTTATCAGTCTATATTTATCCTTTCTGTGGAACAAAATTTTGATTAACAGGGAACAGAATGAGGAAAGGACCTCTTGGGATACTGTTGTGAAAGAGTTTCAGTGTAGCAGCCctgctagtctgtatccgcaaaaagaaaaggcagaatttgacctaaTATTTCTGCCTTTAACTACACCCATCCAATCCTGCCAATTcataatttcatattttaaagCATCAAGGGGACCATtagataatctaatctgacttcctgtataacacaagccagagaatttcatccagttactcctgtactgagccagtaacttgtgtttgactaatgCGTAATCTTTCTGAAGGCATCCTATCTGGATCTGAACACTTCAAGTGATGAAAAATCCACCACTTATCTTGGGAGTTTGTTTGAGTGGTTAatcatcactgttaaaaatctcttatttctaatctgaatttgtctggttttaacttccagccattggttcttgttatgtatTTCTCTGCTACAGTAATGATCCTTTCAGTACCTTGTATTTTTTCTGCATGAAGGCGCttctacactgtaatcaagtcacctcttgttCTTTTACTGACATCACTGCAGTGGCCCAGGCAAATTTAACCCAGTCAGCATATCCCCAATGACCTAAATAATTATCAGCAACACTATACAATCTATTTATTGGACCACACATTGCTTTTGAATGCACATGCTCAGCTCCCATCAAAAGATAAGGGGCCATTCAAAGTTTTAAAGATGTAACCTAGAAAAGACTTTGGTTTCTTCTCTAAGTTATTTCATGCGTAAATTTTATAATTGAGCCTGTAAGTCAGTGGGTATTGCCAAAAAGTAGTAGTTCTTTCTATTAAGAAATTTTCAGTATCTTTAATTACAGATTGGAGCAAGATAAAATTCATCACTTGACAGAGAACACAGAATCATAAAGCAATTCTGTCATTATTACTGAGTAACAGATCACCTCGGCATGCAGCATATACtagctttgcatccgatgaagtgagctgcagctcatgaaaacttatgctcaaataaattggttagtctctaaggtgccacaagtcctccttttctttttgcaaatacagactacacggctgctactctgaaacttttcataaTGGTTTTGCAATGTAACCTTTTGTCCACAAGGATAATTAATTGCTGCATCCTGCTGTGACTTTCACTTAGGACGCCCTCCTTTCTCTCTCATGCGCTCACCATTTCCCGCAAACAAAACTACAACAGTATCAAAATGACACCAGCTTGCTCTGAGGGCTGAAGTGACCCCAGTAGTTCACCGACAagtccagacagacagacacatgccCTTACTCTCTTAACGCGGGGGGTCTCCAGGGTCAGAGCCTAGAAACACTGTAATTTTCTGCCTTCCAACACCTCCCTACTTACTGACCTAAGCCGTTCTCAAAACCAGGGTCTGTTTTGAATGCATTACTACAATGTTTAAAAGTATCTTCTGTTGCAAGAGGTAGGCAAAGAAATGAGGTTGGGAAAAGAGGGGAATTTGGAAGCCTGGTAtatagcaggggtaggcaacctatggcacgtgtgccaaaggcggcacgcgagctgattttcagtggcactctcactgcccgggtcctggccaccggtccggggggctctgcattttaatttaattttaaatgaagcttcttaaacattttaaaaaccttatttactttacataaaaCAATAGTTTAgctatatattaaagacttatagaaagagaccttctaaaaatgttaaaatgtaatactagcatgcaaaaccttaaattagagtgaacaaatgaagactcggcacaccacttccgACCCCTGGTATATAATAAGGACGGGTAAAACAGGAACTAAGGGCTATCGGAGGGGATAAGAAGTGAGGGAGGAAGGATGTAATTCAAAGGGGATAATGATGTTATGGGGAGGAAAGAAAATGGGGAGATAGTgaaagatagggtgaccagatgtcctgattttatagggacaatcccgatatttgggactttttcttatataggctcctattaccctccaccgcctgtcccgatttttcacacttgctgtctggtcaccctagtgaaaGATCATGCTGAGCATAGATGGGAAATGAGTGGTGAGAAAGTCAGAGATAAGAAAGGAAAAGAGGTGAGTAAACAGGAGAAGTTTCAGAAAACCATCCTTCTGGCCTCCTGCTCCTTTTATTTCCTAAGAGTAAATGACGCTCTTTCTTGGGGTGCCAAACCTACTTCTGATCAGCTTTCTTTGACAGCCAACTATTTCACTGTCAAATACTGTCTCAGCTGCATGCACTCAGCAATGGAGACAAAACAGGGACACTTGGAAACACTACATACATATCGTTCCTATGGACACTGTGGCTACTCCTATTCAGAAAGAGTAGGCTGAACGCTAGGGGATATTAAACTACTAAGCGCGGGACACATTCCACTCAGTCACATTCCTGATCAATCCAACGAGCTTCAGGGTGAACAGTCAGCACAGTAGTAGGGCCTAGATGTCTGACAGTAAAACCCAGTCGTGCTCTTGTTGCACTGGACGTGTGTATTTTCAAGAAGGGTCAGTGTCTCCATGCACAGCCCTTCCATTGCTCTCAGATATACGTGCCTGCCTCTGTGGAAGCTCCCTGGGTGTAGCTAAGCCAGTGCTGCCGAGTGTCATACATCTCTGATGTacgcagtgttgtagctgtgtcagtcccaggatcttAGAGAGACatagtgggtgaggtaatatctgttattggaccaatttctgttggtgagagagacaagctttcaggcttacaGATAAAACCACAGCTCAGTGTAagcccaaaagcttgtctctttcaccaccagaaattggtccaacaacatatattaccccacccaccttttgtctctctctgtatctCTCATGACATTCTCACATTCCTGCAGCCTAGCAGGAGCCTCAAGCATCTAGCTGGGCTGAGGACAAAGGCTGTAGTTACTCCTTCTCTCCACCAAGGTCTGCAGGGGCACCTCCTCTACAGGCAACTGCCTCTCTGTCTCCCATTTAGACGTTCCCCCTGCTGGAGGAAGGCGGGAAAGGCTCAAGCAAAAGGAGGTCTGCTACCTGGGGCAGAAGGTGAGTGGGTTCAATACAGGCACCAAGCTCTCCTGCCAGAGTACAGCCACCTGTCTCCTTTACCCTCCACTCCCTGGGAGACTCCAGCCGCCCAACCAACCCTTGGGGGTATCCAGCTAGCATTCCCCCAACCTGTACCGTGCACCCCCTGACTCCAGCAATCCCAGCTCCCACTAACTCACACCTCTTCTAGCACCCACACAACCCTAGCTCCCACGCATGCCAGCTGCTAAGTTTTATGCAGCTTTGTGGCCTACCCCTGCCACTGCATGTGGGACGCAGTGTGCTGACCATAAACTGAAGTTTATGCTTAgatgcaaatatttgaaaatgttcataACTCATTCATTTGCATAAAACTTCACATCCAGCTGCATAAAACGTGACAGCTCTGCTAAGGTCGGATATCAGCCCTCATACTGAAAGCCACAAGTGCTAGATCTGTACCCAAGTGTTGTGGGACTTCCTGGACATTTTTTAATACAAGCAGTGAGAGCTTGATTTTCCCACTCCATTATACCAATTTATATTGGTGGAACTCCTTGGGCTTGAGTGGAAAGTCAGTAGTTTTTACACCAGAGTAACACAGTGGAGAGTCAGTCCCTGAGTGTTTAATTTCTGGACAATTATGCAGTGGAAGTGCTTATGTTATTGTCACTGCAAAAGTCATCTTATCAAAAGATTGGTCTGTTTGAATCCTGTCTCATTACTGTAAGTTGTCCTTCTCTACTCTGAAATTAAAACCATATGATTGATTTACTGGTGAAATCCAGTCTTTCAAAAATACGGGCTTGACCCTGAAACCCggccatgaatagtcccattgagctCAATGGCATTACTGGCATAAGTAATGACTGTGATCAGGTTCTGTTCAAACTATTTGACtaggttatttttttaattgaagcatTTAAACATTTACACTTGTTTTAAAGTGTCAATAGAGGCAAAGACTCAAATACTGATTAAAAATAAGCACTCTGGGTTTAAATATTCCTCACGATCAAGCCAAAACTCACACATGCACTGAGTTCACAATGAGGACTTCAGATTAGtggatatttttaatttattcagTTGAAAATAATATATCATCCAGACAAGAAGTTTAAGAAATGTAGGATGAAAagggtaaattttaaaaaacctaccctgaaggactaGTAAATCAATGCAAATGAAGCATAATATGAGTGTTTACACTGAAATCATACACTTCCTTCAATCATTAATCAAAttcctttgatttttaaaaatacaaacttcTATCCTAAACCTTTCCTCCATTTGCTGCTCTCCTCCCCGGGAAAAAAACAcctcaagtgaaaaaaaaaaatagaattctaCTTCACTCTCCCACACTATCAATGTTACACGACTGTCTCTTAGAACTGACCCAAATATGCATGTACTGTACTTGGTTTTGATTTGCCTTGCCACGCCACTCATGGGTCCTTCTGAACTGATTTCAAATGGGCCAGGGTCAACGTGCAGCCAGGATTCATACAGTTGTGGCCAAAGACAGACAACGTCATGCATCACTGACGACTGCCCTCTGACCAGATTTGATGGTGGGCTGAGGCCTCTGCACGTGACTGATAAGGGCCACAAATCAGCTTGGCAAGCACCCCGCATCCATAAGAAGGCTGCTATATTCAGAGACAAAGGCTCAATCCTATTCCTACTGGAGTAAAAAGGGACTTTTGTCACTGACATAAAGGGGTGCAGAATCTAACCCCAAACAGTTCAAATCAGTTTTGGAACTCATGGGGAAAACATTTACAATGAAGTTATTGGTTATTAAAAGTTTCACCGGTCAAGCCTTGGTTTAAATACGAGTGATAAATATTTAGCTAATATTACTCCTAACTAAGCCCAGCAGGGGTGAAGTATGGAGCTTCAAGGACCAGGGTGACTGTCTGGTTACTGCACATTTATTGAGTTCAAAAGACTTGTCAATTGACAGTGCTTCCAACTGGAATTGGTTGGTGCAGTCACAAAGGAAGTGGTGCTGGATATAGCCTGTAAGTCAGGACCCACTAGCTTCATTAATTTTTACTGTTACTTGATTTTTCTCAGTGTTATTTTGAACCAATTAAAGTCCTTGTAGTTAATTAAAAGGACATGTTTAGCTTATTGCAaaagttcccaaactgtggtcacTGGACCAGTTGCTGATGGTCGGTGGAAAGCTGGATGGTCATATGGGGCTGACTCCTCTGCCTTGTTTCCAGCTTCTAAAGTTCATTAAATGAAGCTAAAAAATACATTAAGTTCTTTCCTAATTACTTTTTCAAGGTACAATTGCTGTGGCTACCCCAGGGATGTTATCTGATTACCAGTAGGAGACAGCCCATGAAACATTCCCCTTAGGCgacatctacactatgagctagggttgtgattcccctgctcgcaTACACATACTTACACTGCTTCTCACTGAGCTAGTGCAAATATAAATAGCAGTGGAGGCATGGTTTAGCTGTGCCAAGGTCAAACCTGCCTGAAACTCGTGGGTACGTACCCAGCACAGCTAAGCCACATCTCTGCTGCTACCCGTGCTACcacggctacactgctatttatacttgaGATAGTGTGAGTATGTACGTGTGAGCAAGGGAATCACACTCCTAGTTCACAGTGTAGTCGTGGCCTTAGAATATATTTAAGATATATTGTTTCAGGCAGGAGATCGGAGCACCCCCAGTCTAGATACAGGAGCCAAGGCTCAGAAATTGAGGCTGTAGGCTCAGTGTTACTCTGTCCTGGACTCGGTCTTTCTGTTAATCCATCTAGGTACGGATCCTGCTGTTCAATATGCAAGCTCCACCCAGCCTGAGTTCTAGCACGTGAGACCTCACACTGGAAACactaaccaaaacaaaaaaggcacTGTACTTAACAGGGAATTAAGTGCTGCGTGTAGTTAACAGCAACTTCAGACAAGTGTCTGATactctgtttaatttatcagcaGGCGTAAACCTAATGGACAATGTATGTTGTAAGATGTTCACCACCACTTTGTTGATATGTTTGTCAGCACCTCCACAAAGCGATGAGAGATACTGTCAGAGGAAAGACTGTGTTGAGGCACAGTATGGAGAAGATTAGTAGAGATTCAGATTATGCCGGAACTTCAGGATGTGCGTATGTCAGTGAAATGGATAATGCGCAGCCATGGACagaaaagaaagtaaaaaaatttCTACCTCAACAAATCTGCTCCCTGAGTGTATCTTAAGTTTTCTCTGCTTATTTAGTGACAAGTGAGATTTTATTACACTTATACTTCTGTTAGCTTTGCAAAGCTAGTGAGCTGACGGTTCTATTCCAGTTCttgcatcaacagaattgttaactaagGGCTTGATTCCCCCCTTGATTGCCCTTCCTCATATGATAGTCCCTTCGATGGGATGACTCAGATGAGTTCTCCGCATCGGAGGGGGTCATTAAATCCAGCACCAAGTTACAAAGGAAGGATCCCAACTAACTTGTGAAGAAGCATGAGCCAAGACCCCAGATTGAATTGACAGGGCTGGCACGGAGAAAAGCCATCTTTTTACTGGTTAACGCAACAGATTTGCCCTGGGGTCACTGAGAGACAAGAAACATGGAACCTCcagagagtcacttttcagagcagaactttAATGTTTTTCTCTCTGTACAAAGGACACGATGGGATAGTTCACTGGCTACAAACAACCCTTtccatttattaattattattattattacgtAGAATCTGACTATGGTAGTACCTACAGAACACTAGGCACTTTCGGAGGGCAATCCCAAAGAGCGTGCAATCTAAAAATATGGCTGCTGCTGTCATGCCTTCCCTGCACCGATATATTAGCTCCCTGGACAAGAGCTGCTCTCAGTTTGGCACACATTCACACGCTCTCATTCAGGGGCCTCGTAACTGTTAAGATGGCCAAGTATCAGCTGGAGAAGTCATCCAGGGGAGGGATGGCAGCAAGAACTTGGTGCATGGCTCTCTGTAGCCTCTCCCCTCTTCTGGGCAGGGAGCCCCGGCCCCCACAGCACCCCATCCCTGAGGGGAACCCCTTCAGCTGCGGTCTGCAAGAATCATCCTCCAGCCCTCCTGTACCATTTCCAGGAGGAAAGGGGACAGCACCCTCAGCCCCTTACTCACTCTGGTGTACTGGTTCCCAGCTCCCCCAGGAGAGGAATCTCCTTACTCCTCAGGGACACAGCATCTTTTCCCTTCCTGAAGGGGCCTCGCTCGCTCTAGGGGGCTGAGCCCAATACCCCCGTCCCAGGCAGGCTCACTCCCGGTGGCTGACCCCCTATCTCCACTGGGGTCTCCACTCCTCATCCCCTTCCTTTTCTCATCCTTCAGGTCTTGGGGATAGAGCAGGGACTCATGTCAGGGGGCTGCTCCCCTGCCATGGCCCGTCCCAATCACCGGGTCTCTGGCTCACTCACTTTggagagccagtccccatttgctcactccagcccagctccagctcccctggGATTGCCCGAACTCCAGGTGCTACTCCCATCCCCCCGGGGGtctctcaccccagccctcccagGTAGGCGGCTTCCTCCTATCCCTGGGGTCTCTCCCCCAAGTTCTCCCTGGGGTGCTGCTTTCCCCCGCACGCCTTCCCGGGGTCTctctcaccccagccctctcttggagTTGCTCCCCCTTATCCCCGggatctctccccccagctctccctgggGTGCTGCTCCCCCCCTGTCCCTGGGATCTCTCCCTCCAGCTCTCCCTGGGGTGCTGCTCCCACCCACCCTTCCCGGGGTCTctctcaccccagccctctcttggagTCGCTCCCCCATTCCCAGGatctctcctcccagctctccCTGGGGTGCTGCTCCCCCCCTGTCCCTGGGATCTCTACCCCCAGCTCTCCCTGGGGTGCTGCTCCCCCCTGTCCCCGggatctctccccccagctctcccttggagctgctcccccccTGTCCCCGGGatctcttcccccagccctcctTTGGAGCTGCTCCCCCCTGTCCCCGggatctctccccccagctctcccttggagctgctcccccctGTCCCCGGGATCTCTACCCCCAGCTctcccttggagctgctcccccctGTCCCCGGGATCTCTACCCCCAGCTctcccttggagctgctcccccctGTCCCCGggatctctccccccagctctcccttggagctgctcccccctGTCCCCGGGGGTCTCTCCCGCCCCATCCCTGGAATCTCTCTCCGCCGCCCTCCCTCCCAGACGTGCTGCTTCCCCCGCCCTGggctctctccccccagctctccctgggGTGCTGCTCCCCCCCGTCCCTGggctctctccccccagctctccctggggtgctgctccccccccccggggtcccTCGGGGGGGTGCCGCCCGCCGCACTCACTCGGGGGTGTTGATCCAGATGATGTCCAGGTGGCAGTAGTACACGCACTCCTTGTCCTTGTAGGTGTAGCAAGTGCAGCGCTTGGCTCTGCGGCGTGGCGCTCCCGGGCCATCCGCCTTCCCTCCACGGCCGGTCCCGGCCTCGCCGCCGGCCAGCAGCCCCCCTGCGGCGGCCCGGCCCGGGCTCTCCGCACCGACTCGCTCTCGGGGCGCGGGAGACCGCGGGCCCCGGCCGCTCTCGGAGAGGGGCCGCGGGCGAGGCACGGGCAGCGAGAACCctgcagggtggggagagaagagaggctgACCCGCGGGGCAGCAGccgcttgggggtgggggggggggcttccctCGGCTCtgaatccccccgccccccagcgagGGGCTTGTCCTGTCCACTAGCGCCCCCCCCGTCACTGGATTTCTTTTGCGGGGTGGCTGAGTTTGAATCCTGGCGGGCGGCAGGTCCGGAGGCAGCCCCCGGGCTCTCTGCCTGCCGTGGGGCTGCCCCCCGGGAGCACGGCAGGAGCAGCGTGCCAGGGGCCCCGGCTGGTGAGCGGGGAGTCAAGTTCCTGCTTCGGGTTCGGTTCGATTATCAGGCGAGAGTCGGGACGCGGAGGGCCCCGTGGTCAGAAGCGTTGAGTCTCGTTCGTGCAGCGTTCGTTTCTATTCTCTTGTCTCCTTTAAACTCCATCTTAAACTACCGATTTGGGTTCCTACTTACTCACCACGCACCAGgcgctgcagccccccccccccgcctccctcctGCAACGTTGTGTGCCAGGGCGGGCGACCACCCAAGAAACCCCCTTTTACCTGCGCTCGAGGTCACTGTAAGTCCAAAGAGTAACCAGAATCCCAGCTCCATTCAATCCGAATGGCCAAACGTGTCAACGGCCGGCAAAGGTGGCGTGGGCGGGGGTGACTTTGTTCCAGGAGAAACCGCTTCAGGTTGGAGGCAGGGGAAATCCTAGGTCTCGAGGCAAACGCTGCTCCCAGCAATTAGTTCCCACACGGAGGTGTGATCGGTGCTTCTGGCTTGTTGGggtgtttctttttttcccccttgcagaATTAGTCCTGAAGGGGAGAGTGTTGTCAAAGGAAGAAAGGATCCATTGCTGCGCTtttcgcacacacacacacacccccagtccgATCAGAAAGCGGAGCTGCTGTTTTAAAACTGCAGTTGCCTCCCACAAGCCGACAGCTGACTGCTCAGTGTATATGGATGGTGAGGTTTCGATCACTTACCCCCTCGTGGTTTCCCATGGCTTGCAGCCTTGCACAGgtagagagagggaggaggcgCAAGCTGCTGCCTGAACGCCCTCCCGGATGTTCTGAACTTGCTATGTGGCTCTTAATCCATCGCTCTCACAAGAGCTGGCCCTGTTGCGTTTGGTATCGGCTCAGAGAGGTCGGCTGGTTTTTGTGATCAGAGCGCTAGATTGTGACTCAGATTTGTGCTCAGTTTTTTtgtttctgccactgacttcctgtgtgaccttgggcaagtcatttaggcacCAGATCCACCAAGCACTCAGTCTCCTAAATCTTGGATTTAAACAGCTAAATCCAGTCCCATGTGATCCATAAAACTCCCTCTGCGTTCTGCAGGCACCTCAACTCACTCAGTGGCtaaattttcagggtaaaaatTCCCTGGGTGCCTATTTTTCTGCCTCAGCATAAgaactgctgcctcactctaggcatccagatgcctatctcCTCGACTTGTGCCAGAATGATTCACGAAAGGCAGGAAGACAGGCATTCATCTGTCTAAACTGCGTGCAGCCCCCAATCTGGTAGGCGTGGGCTGTCTGCCTCACCGGGTACCAGCCAAAATCcagctggaggaagaggaggtggtgcttgcctcccttataacttttagttcTGGCaaaggtctcccacatccctggtgagtgctctaaccactgggctaaagggtATAAAGTGAACACCTCCTCTACAATCACTTTTGGTATGGAGCAAGGCAGCTGCCTAACTCATTCCTGTAAGAAACACCTAGCCACCTGATTCCAGCCATCAGTGCATTCCCTAAGCCCTCTTtcatgggggatgggaggggggaaccCTACAGACAATTATGCTCAATTTCTGGTATTTCATAAGTGCACTTTTCTCCTTCCCCAGGAAAACTACACAATTCTCCTCCCCtaactccctccaccccccaaaaataccAACCTCTGGTGTGTGTTATTCAATAGCCACACTTTATATAAAAGCTCACTTCAATATCATGTTCCATTAATTAAGAAACTCAGTCTTGTTGCCTGTTTTCAAAGATgtaaaaactgaggcagagagtgtaAATACTATGTTCCTGTCTAATAATACAAAGAGACATAATGTCTCTGAAAGTGACCACACTTTATGACATGTAGCTATAAaatatcagaagcaggagactGAACAGGTACTAAGTCCAAAGCCAGGCTGAAAAGACAGGATCACTGTGAATTCTaagaattattagttaaatcaGAGTTTCTAGTAACAGTGAGCCTCAAAGAAGCTcatagaacaaggagtacttgtggcaccttagagactaacaaatttatttggggataAACTCACGTCACTAGCGCTACACTGAAgtttggccctgatccagcaaagcatgtgcTTACCTGTAAAGATGAGAGTATTCCCATAGATTTCAATACTCTcccctgcttaaagttaagcatataccttataacttttagcccagtggttagatcaCTTGCCTGGCACctggaccattcaaggtaaagtggcctgttaacatctctgcagtcataggactaAAAGAGGGGATTCGTGaattatagattg from Natator depressus isolate rNatDep1 chromosome 13, rNatDep2.hap1, whole genome shotgun sequence harbors:
- the EDN3 gene encoding endothelin-3, encoding MELGFWLLFGLTVTSSAGFSLPVPRPRPLSESGRGPRSPAPRERVGAESPGRAAAGGLLAGGEAGTGRGGKADGPGAPRRRAKRCTCYTYKDKECVYYCHLDIIWINTPERTVPYGLSNYRGSFRGKRSTGQLCKSTESLDWSLSRCSCLDIHDKQCMLFCTRTQDSGCNQGSLKKTAEKEQRRENEHALIH